The Methylocystis sp. ATCC 49242 region TTCCAGCGCCTCGACCGCCGCCCATTGCGCGATCGAGCAGGCGCCGGAGGTCTGCTGGCCCTGCAGCAGGTCCATGGCCTTGATCAGCGCGCTCGGGCCGGCGGCGTAGCCTATGCGCCAGCCGGTCATGGCGTAGGCCTTGGAGACGCCGTTCATGGTCAGCGTGCGGTCCATCAGCGCCGGCTCGACCTGCGCAGGGGTAACGAATTTGAAATCGCCATAGACGAGATGCTCGTAGATGTCGTCAGTGAGGACATGCACTTGCGGATGGCGCAGCAGCACGTCTGTCACCTTCTTCATCTCGTCGAAGCTGTAGGCGGCGCCCGAGGGATTCGACGGCGAGTTGAGCACGAGCCACTTGGTCTTCGGCGTGATGGCGGCCTCGAGCGCCTCCGGCTGCAGCTTGAAGCCGTCCTCCATCTTCGTATCCACGAAAACGGTCTTGCCGCCGCAGATCGCCACCATCTCGGGATAGCTCACCCAATAGGGCGCGGTGACGATCACCTCGTCGCCGTGATTGAGCGTGGCGAGAAAAGCGTTGAACAGAATGTGCTTGCCGCCCGTCGCGACGATCGTGTCGGCGGCCTTGTAGTCCAGCCCGTTCTCGCGCTTGAACTTCCGCGCGACCGCCTCCCGCAGCTGCGGGATGCCGAGCACGGGCGTGTAGCGGGTCTCGCCGCGGTCGATGGCGGCCTTGGCGGCGTTGCGAATGTGCTCGGGCGTGTCGAAGTCGGGCTCGCCAACCGAGAGGCTGATGACCTCCCTGCCCTGCGCTTTCAGATCCCGCGCCTTCTGCGTCACGGCGATCGTGGCGGAGGGTTTTACGCGCGAGAGAGCATGGGCGAGGAAGGACATTGATAAGCGCCTTTTGCGAGGGAGCGCGGCTTGGTGCGCCGCACATAACGCCGCCGAAGATAGTCGCGCCTTTTGCGCCGATCAATGGAAAAGCCAATGTTTGCGAGCGCCGAA contains the following coding sequences:
- a CDS encoding pyridoxal phosphate-dependent aminotransferase, with protein sequence MSFLAHALSRVKPSATIAVTQKARDLKAQGREVISLSVGEPDFDTPEHIRNAAKAAIDRGETRYTPVLGIPQLREAVARKFKRENGLDYKAADTIVATGGKHILFNAFLATLNHGDEVIVTAPYWVSYPEMVAICGGKTVFVDTKMEDGFKLQPEALEAAITPKTKWLVLNSPSNPSGAAYSFDEMKKVTDVLLRHPQVHVLTDDIYEHLVYGDFKFVTPAQVEPALMDRTLTMNGVSKAYAMTGWRIGYAAGPSALIKAMDLLQGQQTSGACSIAQWAAVEALEGPQEHLSIFRKAFQERRDLVVSMLNQAKYLKCPTPEGAFYVFPSCAEAIGRKTPAGKVIETDEDFVTALLEAEGVAVVQGSAFGTGPNFRVSYAASALVLEKACHKIQTFCASLR